The Candidatus Dechloromonas phosphoritropha genome includes a region encoding these proteins:
- a CDS encoding type II toxin-antitoxin system RatA family toxin, whose translation MATHRESRAIARPPEEIFDIVADVERYPEFLPLIREARIFKRHEDAYETEQSLALGLMTHRFRTRTELDRPRGITVVSNDRSFCRFDIRWQFAPLGENHCHVDFTLDCETDSFFLMPVIQMLVMPMAISMVAAFEARAHMLAGDAGRPELSHEP comes from the coding sequence ATGGCAACCCATCGCGAGAGCCGCGCCATTGCGCGGCCACCTGAAGAGATCTTCGATATCGTCGCCGATGTCGAGCGCTATCCCGAGTTCCTGCCGCTCATCCGCGAGGCGAGAATCTTCAAGCGCCACGAAGATGCCTACGAAACCGAGCAGAGCCTGGCGCTGGGTCTCATGACGCATCGCTTCCGCACGCGCACCGAACTTGATCGCCCACGTGGCATCACCGTCGTCTCCAACGATCGATCGTTCTGCCGTTTCGACATCCGCTGGCAGTTTGCGCCGCTCGGCGAGAACCACTGTCATGTCGACTTCACCCTCGACTGTGAAACGGACTCATTTTTCCTGATGCCGGTGATTCAGATGCTGGTGATGCCGATGGCCATCAGCATGGTTGCCGCTTTCGAGGCGAGAGCGCACATGCTTGCCGGTGACGCGGGGCGCCCGGAGTTGTCCCACGAGCCGTAA
- a CDS encoding SulP family inorganic anion transporter yields the protein MNDLPSPAASPSWLTQAEKWLPGVRVLRTYQNAWLPADLVAGLVLCTLLVPQGMAYAELAGLPAIVGLYTTVVCLVAYAIVGPSPYLILGPDSSLGPMIAATILPLAAGNSEKAVVLAGMLALMIGLINVAAGLAKLGFVADLLSKPVRVGYLTGLAITIFVGQLPKLFGFSTDADGLVHEVAAFVSNLDETKPWALGVGLLSLVIIVGLKKWAPRIPGILIAVVTAIALSIVFNLTAKGVLVIGVLPVGFPSPSFPAIAWSDLPLLAAAAFGMSLVTVGDTISTSAGFAARRGDEINSNQELIGIGSANLLAGLFQGFPVSTSSSRTAVAEQSGAKTQLTGLVAAALVLAMLLFMPGMVKDMPQPVLAAVVITASLSLFDLAELRHLWSIRKSEFALALTCILGVAFVGVLDGIVIAVVLSILQFFYRSWQPYSAVLGKSEEVAGYQDIKRYPHGRQIPGLLILRWDAPLFFANANLFREWIRNLIKETTPTPVWILITAEPITDVDTTAADMLVDLDEELNAAHRHLIFAELKDPVKDKMIRYGLLETIDRRHFYPTIKKAVEAFHQEVDSKAT from the coding sequence ATGAATGATCTCCCCAGTCCAGCAGCCTCGCCATCCTGGCTGACGCAAGCCGAAAAATGGTTGCCCGGCGTCCGCGTCCTGCGCACTTATCAAAACGCATGGTTGCCGGCTGATCTGGTTGCCGGGCTGGTTTTGTGTACCCTGCTGGTGCCGCAGGGCATGGCTTACGCCGAGCTGGCCGGTTTGCCCGCCATCGTCGGGCTGTATACCACCGTGGTTTGCCTGGTGGCCTATGCTATCGTGGGCCCGTCACCCTACCTGATCCTTGGCCCCGACTCTTCCTTGGGGCCAATGATTGCGGCCACCATCCTTCCCCTGGCCGCCGGCAATTCGGAAAAGGCTGTTGTCCTGGCCGGCATGCTGGCCCTGATGATTGGCCTGATAAACGTAGCTGCGGGATTGGCCAAGCTGGGATTTGTGGCCGACCTGCTCTCCAAGCCGGTGCGGGTAGGATATTTGACGGGATTGGCCATCACCATCTTCGTCGGGCAACTACCCAAGCTTTTTGGTTTTTCCACAGACGCCGATGGCCTCGTGCATGAAGTCGCCGCTTTTGTAAGCAACCTTGATGAGACCAAGCCCTGGGCTTTGGGGGTTGGGCTGCTTTCACTGGTGATTATTGTGGGCCTTAAAAAGTGGGCGCCCCGCATCCCCGGCATTTTAATTGCCGTCGTCACCGCAATTGCTTTGTCTATCGTTTTCAACCTGACGGCCAAGGGCGTTTTGGTAATTGGGGTTTTGCCGGTTGGCTTTCCAAGCCCGTCGTTTCCCGCTATCGCATGGTCGGACCTGCCCCTGCTTGCCGCGGCTGCCTTTGGCATGTCGCTGGTCACCGTCGGAGACACCATCAGCACCTCGGCCGGTTTTGCCGCCCGTCGCGGCGACGAGATCAACAGTAACCAGGAATTGATCGGCATTGGTTCGGCCAACCTGCTCGCCGGTCTCTTTCAGGGCTTTCCGGTGAGCACCAGCAGCTCGCGCACCGCCGTAGCCGAACAATCCGGGGCCAAGACCCAACTGACCGGATTGGTAGCGGCGGCGCTGGTGCTGGCTATGCTCCTGTTCATGCCGGGGATGGTCAAGGATATGCCGCAACCGGTTCTCGCCGCGGTGGTAATCACGGCCTCCCTGAGCCTTTTTGATCTGGCCGAACTGCGTCACCTCTGGTCAATTCGCAAGAGCGAGTTTGCGCTGGCTCTGACTTGCATCCTGGGGGTGGCCTTTGTCGGCGTGCTGGATGGGATTGTCATTGCGGTGGTTCTCTCCATCCTGCAATTCTTTTACAGATCCTGGCAGCCCTATTCGGCGGTTCTGGGCAAGTCGGAAGAGGTGGCTGGCTACCAGGACATCAAACGCTACCCGCACGGCCGGCAAATACCGGGGCTGCTCATACTACGCTGGGATGCTCCGCTCTTCTTTGCCAATGCCAACCTGTTCCGGGAATGGATCAGGAACTTGATCAAAGAAACCACCCCTACCCCGGTATGGATATTGATCACCGCCGAGCCGATAACCGATGTCGATACGACGGCGGCCGACATGCTGGTTGATCTGGACGAAGAGCTTAACGCGGCCCACAGACACCTGATTTTTGCTGAACTGAAAGACCCCGTCAAAGATAAGATGATTCGCTACGGGCTACTGGAAACCATAGATCGCCGCCATTTCTACCCCACCATCAAGAAGGCGGTCGAGGCATTCCACCAGGAGGTTGACTCCAAAGCCACCTGA
- a CDS encoding DUF3365 domain-containing protein has translation MKAFLAIPLLIAALPAFAQDIGALTADTKKTVLPVVPKVVNAMQEAVAAKGVAGAIPVCKDLAPALIKEKRAETGWDIRRVSLKTRNAERGTPDLWEARQLADFDIRAANGEKPEALEKSEVVTIDGKQVFRYMKALPVGDVCLNCHGPAAGLDAGLKAELVRYYPHDLATGYGKGQIRGALTVKRPL, from the coding sequence ATGAAAGCCTTCCTCGCAATCCCACTGTTAATCGCTGCCCTGCCTGCATTCGCCCAGGATATTGGCGCGTTGACCGCAGACACCAAGAAGACGGTCTTGCCGGTCGTTCCCAAGGTGGTCAATGCCATGCAGGAGGCGGTCGCCGCGAAGGGTGTCGCCGGGGCCATTCCAGTCTGCAAGGATCTGGCGCCGGCGCTGATCAAGGAAAAGCGCGCGGAAACGGGTTGGGACATCCGCCGCGTCAGCCTGAAGACGCGCAACGCCGAGCGAGGAACCCCGGATCTGTGGGAGGCGCGTCAATTGGCCGATTTCGACATTCGCGCCGCCAATGGCGAGAAGCCGGAGGCGCTGGAGAAGAGCGAGGTGGTCACCATCGATGGCAAGCAGGTCTTCCGCTACATGAAGGCGCTGCCGGTCGGTGATGTCTGCCTCAACTGCCACGGCCCGGCCGCTGGCCTCGATGCTGGTCTCAAAGCCGAACTTGTCCGGTACTATCCGCATGATCTCGCCACGGGCTACGGCAAAGGCCAGATTCGTGGCGCGCTGACCGTTAAGCGACCGCTGTAA
- a CDS encoding formylglycine-generating enzyme family protein, whose protein sequence is MIIVLCLSLFLGSFGCGHLARPQNAPTNSNLDEIGIPLVVIPPGEFFMGGTETAEALVLAYPNSGKTPDYFADEYPRHRVRITKAFLLGKFEVTVAQFRQFTAETGYKTEAESDGTGSWGCNTSTGRCEGRQLQYTWQNPGYPLLDAQPVVNVSYNDALAFCQWLSKKEGKHYRLPTEAEWEYANRAGTQTRYANSNDPAQLPISARAIDLSRHAEFGHVQEIVITPGDPTAFPVPVGRLAPNSFGLHDMHGNVWEWVADWYGATYYSESPVDDPQGPPNGNLKVRRGGAWNSFPIWLRSSFRNWNTPSSRCVNLGFRVARDL, encoded by the coding sequence CTGATCATTGTTCTTTGCCTTTCTCTGTTCCTGGGTTCGTTCGGTTGCGGACACTTGGCACGGCCCCAAAACGCTCCTACGAACAGCAACTTAGATGAAATTGGTATCCCCCTGGTTGTGATACCGCCAGGTGAGTTTTTTATGGGTGGCACGGAAACGGCGGAAGCATTGGTATTAGCGTACCCGAATTCGGGGAAAACGCCTGACTACTTCGCTGACGAGTACCCAAGGCACCGTGTGCGGATTACCAAGGCGTTCTTGCTGGGTAAGTTCGAGGTTACGGTGGCACAGTTTCGTCAGTTCACCGCCGAAACTGGGTACAAAACCGAAGCGGAGTCGGATGGTACCGGTAGTTGGGGGTGCAACACTTCAACGGGTCGGTGCGAGGGCCGACAATTGCAATACACTTGGCAGAATCCAGGATATCCCCTGCTTGACGCACAACCCGTCGTCAACGTTAGCTACAACGACGCCTTGGCTTTCTGTCAGTGGCTCAGCAAGAAGGAAGGCAAGCATTATCGCCTGCCGACGGAAGCGGAATGGGAATATGCGAATCGTGCTGGAACTCAAACACGGTACGCGAACTCGAACGATCCGGCCCAGTTGCCGATCTCCGCTCGCGCCATTGATCTATCGCGACATGCCGAATTCGGGCATGTACAGGAAATCGTCATCACTCCTGGCGACCCGACCGCGTTTCCAGTTCCAGTGGGGCGCTTAGCTCCAAATTCATTCGGGCTGCATGATATGCATGGAAATGTCTGGGAGTGGGTCGCTGACTGGTACGGCGCGACGTACTATTCCGAGTCTCCCGTCGACGATCCTCAAGGGCCGCCCAACGGGAATTTGAAGGTGCGGCGTGGCGGCGCCTGGAATAGCTTCCCGATTTGGCTTCGTTCGTCCTTCCGCAACTGGAACACGCCAAGCAGTCGATGCGTCAACCTGGGCTTTCGCGTTGCACGAGACCTGTAG
- a CDS encoding toll/interleukin-1 receptor domain-containing protein — protein sequence MLSSKSRRSADIKGIFISYRRQDSQSAAGRLTDHLREQLHGAAIFRDIETIDPGVDFVEAIDRALQGCGILLALIGPRWVSLADASGQRRLEDPNDYTRLEIATALKCSDVRVIPVLVEGAEMPGSDQLPDDLKILARRNAIELTDKRWEFDVSKLVETLNKALGMEPAPKPQPPNPAPPTPAPVPSSSGAWKKWACGIGVLVVLGAIYNAEENTKEVVLPVVPGPAPQYGTPQQPSVAQSSLTGIWQDGKGGRYRMLQQGGQVALQGASAHGAVTGSGILQGNQLGFTYTVNGATYQAVLQVSPDGLILQGQYRNPLTGESGLVVLQRIQ from the coding sequence TTGCTATCCTCAAAGTCAAGGAGGAGTGCAGACATTAAAGGCATTTTCATCAGCTACCGCCGCCAAGACAGTCAAAGTGCCGCCGGGCGGCTGACCGACCATCTTCGGGAACAACTGCACGGCGCGGCGATTTTTCGCGATATCGAGACCATCGACCCGGGTGTCGATTTCGTTGAAGCGATTGATCGGGCTTTGCAGGGCTGCGGTATCCTGCTCGCGCTCATCGGGCCACGCTGGGTGAGTCTGGCGGATGCCAGCGGTCAGCGTCGTCTCGAAGACCCCAATGACTATACCCGCCTGGAAATCGCCACGGCGCTGAAGTGCAGTGACGTGCGGGTGATCCCGGTGCTGGTCGAGGGTGCCGAGATGCCGGGCAGCGACCAACTGCCCGATGACCTCAAGATACTGGCCCGGCGCAACGCCATCGAGCTGACCGACAAACGCTGGGAATTCGACGTCTCAAAGCTGGTCGAAACGCTCAACAAGGCACTCGGCATGGAACCGGCGCCGAAGCCGCAGCCACCAAATCCGGCACCCCCAACGCCAGCACCCGTCCCTTCCTCGTCCGGGGCTTGGAAGAAGTGGGCCTGCGGCATCGGTGTGCTGGTCGTCCTCGGTGCCATCTACAACGCCGAGGAAAACACGAAAGAAGTCGTTCTCCCGGTAGTTCCCGGCCCCGCTCCTCAATATGGCACACCCCAGCAGCCGAGCGTCGCCCAGTCTTCCCTGACGGGGATCTGGCAGGACGGCAAGGGCGGAAGGTATCGAATGCTGCAACAAGGGGGGCAGGTCGCCTTGCAAGGCGCAAGCGCCCACGGCGCAGTAACCGGCTCGGGCATATTGCAGGGCAACCAGCTGGGCTTTACCTACACGGTAAATGGCGCCACTTATCAGGCGGTATTGCAGGTCAGTCCGGATGGCTTGATCTTGCAGGGTCAGTACCGCAACCCGCTTACCGGCGAGAGTGGGCTGGTCGTCCTGCAGCGCATTCAGTAG
- a CDS encoding DMT family transporter, with protein MRRSDTWKNSPAWGIGLALLAALGFSLKAIFVKLAYPYGVDAITLLSLRMGFSLPVFLWVGLSRQRAAESLSRGDWGRLFLLGCLGYYGASILDFWGLQYISAGLERLILFTYPTLTILIGVLFQGKPFSQREGVAVALCYIGISFAFMHDLGQGDPRSVWIGGALVFASSVSYALYLSGSGPMIARLGAMRFSALAMLVSSAVTLLHFAGSHSLTAFVQPLPVYGWGLAMALFATVVPVFALSAAIRSLGAGRAALFGMVGPLLTIGFGWWLLDESISLAQMAGAGLVLIGILMVLRR; from the coding sequence GTGCGACGATCGGACACGTGGAAGAACTCACCCGCCTGGGGCATCGGACTGGCCCTGCTGGCGGCGCTCGGCTTTTCGCTCAAGGCCATCTTCGTCAAGCTGGCCTACCCTTATGGGGTCGACGCCATTACCCTGCTCTCTCTGCGCATGGGGTTTTCGCTGCCAGTCTTCCTGTGGGTCGGGCTGTCCCGGCAGCGCGCGGCGGAGAGTCTCTCGCGCGGCGACTGGGGGCGGCTGTTCCTGCTCGGCTGCCTCGGCTATTATGGGGCCAGCATCCTCGATTTCTGGGGCCTGCAGTACATCTCCGCCGGCCTCGAGCGGTTGATCCTGTTCACCTATCCGACGCTGACCATCCTGATTGGCGTGCTCTTTCAGGGCAAGCCATTTTCGCAGCGCGAAGGCGTTGCCGTGGCGCTCTGCTACATCGGAATCAGCTTCGCCTTCATGCACGACCTCGGCCAGGGCGATCCGCGAAGCGTGTGGATCGGCGGCGCGCTGGTCTTCGCCTCGAGCGTCTCCTACGCGCTCTATCTTTCCGGCAGCGGGCCGATGATCGCCCGCCTCGGCGCCATGCGCTTTTCGGCGCTGGCCATGCTTGTATCGTCCGCAGTCACGCTGCTGCATTTTGCTGGTTCCCACTCGTTGACCGCATTCGTCCAGCCCCTGCCGGTGTACGGCTGGGGTCTGGCGATGGCCTTGTTCGCCACCGTCGTTCCGGTCTTTGCCCTGTCCGCGGCGATCCGTAGCCTGGGCGCCGGGCGCGCCGCACTGTTCGGTATGGTCGGACCATTGCTGACCATCGGTTTTGGCTGGTGGCTGCTCGACGAGTCGATTTCGTTGGCCCAGATGGCCGGCGCCGGGCTGGTCTTGATCGGCATCCTGATGGTTTTACGCCGCTGA
- a CDS encoding IS4 family transposase, whose protein sequence is MSLSQLARSVQSATSMRHRVKRIDRLLGNTSLHITRTEIYREVASRWLTDLDNVRVVIDWSDATTDQRWHLLRASIAVKGRSVTLYEEIHAQRLYGNQAVHRRFLDCLAKLLPDGCTPTLITDAGFHSTWFDLVTEHHWPWIGRIRGKDRVSITEGPWKRCTEVFPDATPCAQAFDNARYVRSHPTDCRLVLVKREAKRCHHYTRTGKHSRSHSSIKAARGAREPWLLACSPAFPKASPETIIDQYSRRMTIEESFRDLKNERLGLGFSASRSRSGKRLEILLLIAHLTHWLMRLIGECAQQSGIQRFFQSVPGLKHKEISAITLARRVIDAGPSWLNQIRPKDAVPILRHQAQQASHMAFI, encoded by the coding sequence TTGAGCTTGAGTCAGCTTGCGCGGTCTGTGCAGTCGGCGACGTCGATGCGTCATCGAGTCAAGCGCATTGACCGTCTGCTGGGAAATACCTCGTTGCACATCACAAGGACCGAGATTTATCGTGAGGTGGCGTCACGTTGGCTGACCGATCTCGATAATGTGCGGGTGGTGATCGATTGGTCGGACGCCACGACCGATCAACGCTGGCATCTGCTGCGTGCCAGCATCGCCGTCAAGGGCCGCAGTGTGACGCTGTACGAGGAAATTCACGCGCAACGACTGTATGGTAATCAGGCGGTGCATCGTCGGTTTCTGGATTGTTTGGCGAAGCTGCTGCCCGACGGGTGCACTCCGACCCTCATCACCGATGCCGGTTTTCACTCGACCTGGTTCGACTTGGTCACGGAACATCATTGGCCGTGGATCGGACGCATCCGTGGCAAAGACAGGGTCAGTATTACCGAAGGTCCATGGAAGCGCTGCACCGAGGTTTTTCCGGATGCCACGCCGTGCGCCCAAGCCTTCGACAATGCCCGATACGTTCGTAGCCATCCGACAGACTGTCGGTTGGTGCTGGTTAAACGCGAAGCCAAAAGGTGCCACCATTACACGCGGACGGGCAAACATTCTCGCTCCCATAGCTCGATCAAGGCGGCTCGTGGTGCCAGAGAGCCATGGCTGCTGGCCTGTTCTCCAGCATTTCCAAAAGCGAGCCCAGAGACGATTATTGACCAGTACTCCCGACGAATGACCATTGAGGAATCCTTTCGTGATCTCAAGAACGAGCGGCTTGGTCTTGGCTTTAGCGCTTCGCGATCACGCTCGGGCAAGCGACTTGAGATTCTGCTGTTGATTGCTCACTTGACCCACTGGCTGATGCGCCTGATCGGCGAGTGCGCCCAGCAGAGCGGGATACAGAGGTTCTTCCAGAGTGTGCCCGGTCTAAAGCACAAAGAGATTTCAGCCATCACATTGGCTCGTCGAGTCATCGATGCCGGGCCCTCCTGGCTTAACCAAATTCGCCCGAAAGACGCTGTTCCGATTCTCCGGCACCAAGCTCAACAGGCTTCTCATATGGCATTTATATGA
- the ptsP gene encoding phosphoenolpyruvate--protein phosphotransferase — translation MSFILHGLGISGGIAIGRAMLMSHATLEVSHLTIAPRMVEREIARFESAVKVVKRELEVMKESAESAPAELGAFLDIHTMFLDDPELFDKPREIIRERRCNAEWALVQQMERLVAEFSKFDDPYLRERKYDVRQVVERVVKELLGRPGRSLMKAVKGVKEETLIVVAHDLSPADVIAFKEHRFASFITDVGGATSHTAILARSLAIPSVVGMGNARSLIRDGEQLIVDGARGVVIVNPDQRVLEEYQLRKNQIELENSKLKRLKTAKSQSIDGIDVQLFANIELPGDVPGALEGGAEGIGLFRTEFLFLDRGDMPDEREQYEAYKKVVKGMEGRPVTIRTFDLGNDKEIHPDEIGDRVKTNPALGRRAIRQSLAEPQIFQIQLRAILRATKYGPIKLLIPMLAHAHEIDQTLAALEQAKSSLRGEKVPFDENIEVGGMIEIPAAALAVGLFLRRLDFLSIGTNDLIQYTLAIDRSDEQVSSLYDPLHPAVLMLIAHTLASAEKFGIPVSVCGEMAGDPKMTRLLLGMGLRIFSMHPSQILKVKSRVLKADVNVLAPTVRRMLRLDEPGKLRDALDRLNASATES, via the coding sequence ATGAGCTTCATCCTGCATGGCCTCGGCATTTCCGGCGGCATCGCCATCGGGCGGGCCATGCTGATGTCGCACGCGACACTCGAGGTGTCGCATCTGACAATCGCGCCGCGCATGGTTGAAAGGGAAATTGCCCGCTTTGAATCCGCGGTCAAGGTGGTCAAGCGCGAACTTGAAGTGATGAAGGAGTCGGCCGAGAGCGCGCCGGCCGAGTTGGGCGCATTCCTCGACATCCACACAATGTTCCTCGACGACCCGGAACTGTTCGACAAGCCGCGCGAGATCATTCGGGAGCGGCGCTGCAACGCCGAGTGGGCGCTGGTCCAGCAGATGGAGCGCTTGGTTGCCGAATTCAGCAAGTTCGACGATCCCTACCTGCGCGAGCGCAAGTACGATGTAAGGCAGGTTGTCGAGCGGGTAGTCAAGGAACTTCTCGGTCGTCCCGGCCGGTCGCTGATGAAGGCGGTCAAGGGGGTCAAGGAAGAGACCCTGATCGTCGTCGCCCATGATCTTTCGCCGGCCGATGTGATCGCCTTCAAGGAACATCGTTTCGCGTCGTTCATCACGGATGTCGGCGGCGCTACCTCGCATACCGCCATCCTGGCGCGTAGCCTGGCGATTCCGTCGGTAGTCGGGATGGGGAACGCCCGCTCGCTGATCCGCGACGGCGAGCAACTGATCGTCGATGGCGCGCGCGGCGTCGTCATCGTCAATCCCGATCAGCGTGTGCTGGAAGAGTATCAGCTGCGCAAGAACCAGATCGAACTGGAAAACTCCAAGCTCAAGCGGCTGAAAACGGCCAAGTCACAGTCCATCGATGGGATCGACGTCCAGTTGTTCGCCAACATTGAGTTGCCGGGGGACGTTCCGGGTGCGCTGGAAGGCGGCGCCGAAGGCATCGGCCTGTTTCGCACGGAATTCCTCTTTCTCGACCGCGGCGACATGCCCGACGAGCGCGAGCAGTACGAGGCCTACAAGAAGGTGGTCAAGGGCATGGAAGGCCGTCCGGTGACGATCCGCACCTTCGATCTCGGCAACGACAAGGAGATCCACCCGGACGAAATCGGTGACCGCGTCAAGACCAACCCGGCGCTTGGTCGCCGCGCCATCCGCCAGTCACTGGCCGAGCCGCAGATTTTCCAGATCCAGTTGCGCGCCATCCTGCGCGCCACGAAATACGGGCCGATCAAACTGCTGATCCCAATGCTCGCCCACGCCCACGAAATAGACCAGACGCTGGCTGCGCTCGAACAGGCCAAGTCAAGCCTGCGCGGCGAAAAGGTCCCCTTCGACGAGAACATCGAGGTTGGCGGCATGATCGAAATACCGGCGGCGGCCCTTGCTGTCGGTCTCTTCCTGCGCCGCCTCGATTTCCTGTCGATCGGTACCAATGACCTGATCCAGTACACGCTGGCCATCGACCGTTCCGACGAGCAGGTTTCCAGTCTCTACGATCCGCTGCACCCGGCGGTGCTGATGCTGATCGCCCACACGCTGGCCAGCGCCGAGAAGTTTGGCATCCCGGTTTCGGTATGCGGCGAAATGGCCGGCGACCCGAAGATGACGCGCCTGCTGCTCGGCATGGGACTGCGCATATTCTCGATGCATCCGTCGCAGATACTCAAGGTCAAGAGCCGGGTGCTGAAGGCTGACGTCAACGTACTCGCTCCCACCGTCCGCCGCATGCTGCGTCTGGATGAACCGGGCAAACTGCGTGATGCCCTGGACCGGCTGAACGCTTCGGCGACCGAGTCCTAG
- a CDS encoding IS4 family transposase, whose translation MHGANFLAAARREPRFFTRNRELPFTNLIAFLLTGIRGAVQAELDSCFALLAGRTRLCRAITASAFSKARSHLVANLFEPLNTELLRLVDEVVPQQPDWQGLRVLAADASKVRLTLLDLEGRRHIREAAIFGLFRPGIELFDSLILHSSLVGERQMLFERLDRLGAQDMLVLDRGYPGAWLVAALLHRGIPFCIRCDSSASFSAITQFMRSGEDEAQVTLPPPHRQDAIDYECPRLPSMVRLIRQVTPTGKVRVLMTSLLDTARYPATSFSALYHSRWRIEEAFKRIKHRLNLEHTSGLTWLAACQDVGAKMVCDNLNALATYLAAEERLPSDSPWRVNRTMAFNTVRRILPRVLAGVQQITTRVTKEIFSEIVKNLQKFIPDRARPRPNQRKPHLSFAYKPAV comes from the coding sequence ATTCATGGCGCCAATTTCCTTGCCGCCGCCCGCCGCGAGCCTCGGTTTTTCACCCGAAACCGTGAATTGCCATTCACGAATCTGATCGCTTTCCTGCTCACCGGCATTCGCGGCGCAGTTCAGGCGGAGCTTGATTCCTGCTTTGCCCTGCTTGCCGGAAGAACCCGCCTTTGTCGGGCGATCACGGCCAGTGCCTTCTCAAAGGCGCGCAGCCATCTGGTCGCCAATCTCTTTGAGCCGCTCAATACAGAATTGCTGCGCCTGGTCGATGAGGTCGTTCCGCAGCAGCCGGACTGGCAAGGCTTGCGGGTCTTGGCGGCGGATGCATCGAAGGTACGTCTGACCTTGCTTGACCTGGAAGGGCGCCGCCATATTCGAGAAGCGGCCATCTTCGGTTTGTTTCGGCCAGGGATCGAATTGTTCGACTCGCTGATTTTGCACAGTTCGCTGGTCGGCGAACGTCAGATGTTGTTTGAGCGGCTTGACCGACTCGGTGCTCAGGACATGCTGGTGCTTGATCGCGGGTATCCGGGTGCCTGGTTGGTCGCGGCGCTGTTGCATCGAGGTATCCCCTTTTGCATACGCTGTGATTCGTCCGCTTCCTTTTCTGCCATCACCCAGTTCATGCGATCCGGAGAAGATGAGGCGCAGGTGACATTGCCGCCACCGCATCGTCAGGATGCCATTGATTACGAGTGTCCGCGTCTGCCTTCTATGGTTCGCCTGATTCGTCAGGTGACGCCGACTGGCAAGGTACGGGTCTTGATGACCTCCTTGCTTGATACCGCGCGGTATCCGGCCACAAGCTTCTCAGCCCTTTATCACAGCCGTTGGCGTATCGAGGAGGCGTTCAAGCGCATCAAACACCGGCTCAATCTGGAGCACACGTCCGGCCTGACTTGGCTGGCCGCCTGCCAGGATGTTGGGGCCAAGATGGTGTGTGACAATCTCAATGCCCTGGCCACCTACCTGGCTGCGGAAGAGCGGCTGCCCAGCGATTCGCCATGGCGAGTGAATCGGACGATGGCCTTCAATACCGTACGTCGTATCTTGCCCCGAGTCTTGGCGGGTGTGCAGCAAATCACCACCCGAGTTACCAAGGAAATCTTCTCGGAAATCGTCAAAAACCTTCAGAAATTTATCCCTGATCGTGCTCGACCTCGGCCAAACCAGCGAAAGCCTCACCTGTCCTTTGCTTACAAACCCGCCGTATGA
- a CDS encoding HPr family phosphocarrier protein, with protein MLSRETEIINKLGLHARASAKLTQLAGKYKSEVWMAKGPRRINAKSIMGVMMLAAGKGAKVTLETDGPDEQEAMDALLALIADYFGEGE; from the coding sequence ATGCTGAGCAGGGAAACTGAAATCATCAACAAGCTGGGCCTGCATGCGCGGGCCTCCGCCAAGCTCACCCAACTGGCCGGGAAGTACAAGTCCGAGGTGTGGATGGCCAAGGGGCCGCGCCGGATCAACGCCAAGAGCATCATGGGCGTGATGATGCTGGCTGCCGGCAAGGGCGCGAAGGTGACGCTGGAAACCGACGGGCCGGACGAACAGGAAGCGATGGATGCCTTGCTTGCCCTGATCGCCGACTATTTCGGCGAAGGGGAATGA
- a CDS encoding PTS fructose transporter subunit IIA produces the protein MIGILLITHGSFGEALVQNACHVLNKRPVQVNQLGVSAQDDPLDLLPLALRMLELVDNGEGVLVLTDIFGASPANLAIKLLEPGRVEGLTGVNLPMLLRALTYREKGMEILLQRARDGGRDGVFNMLEH, from the coding sequence ATGATCGGTATCCTCCTTATTACCCACGGCAGCTTCGGCGAGGCACTGGTGCAGAATGCCTGCCATGTCCTCAACAAACGCCCCGTCCAGGTGAACCAGCTCGGTGTTTCAGCGCAGGATGATCCGCTCGACCTTTTGCCGCTGGCTCTCCGGATGCTCGAATTGGTTGACAACGGCGAGGGCGTGCTGGTCCTCACCGACATTTTCGGCGCCAGCCCCGCCAACCTGGCGATCAAGCTTCTGGAACCGGGGCGCGTCGAGGGCTTGACCGGTGTCAATCTGCCGATGCTGCTGCGTGCCCTGACCTATCGCGAGAAGGGTATGGAGATACTGCTGCAACGTGCCCGCGACGGTGGTCGCGACGGCGTTTTCAACATGTTGGAGCATTGA